GGTGCCACTCGCTGTAGTGCAGACACACTCCATTCCGGTCAAACAGGTACAGGTTGTGAACAGTCATCTGCAGGGCAGGGAATGTAAGCCTCGCTCCGAGACCGCCCACAGCCCCGGTGCTCCAGCTTTCGGCCCCTGACTCCCCCAGCTGGCGGGAACCCCTCCCCCGGACTCACCGGAACTGCTCCCAGTGCCCGTCACTAGATACTTCCGGTTTTTTGCGGCGCCCCGCCCAACCCGCTCCCCAACCGCAGTGGCGGGGCGCTAACTCCGCCCCATACTTCCCCCAGCCAATCCGTGCCGCGGGAGCCGCGCACGCGCGTCTTGGGCTCCCGGGCTCCAGAAGCCGTCCGAGCCGCTGCGAGGAAGAGCTCTGGGCTGGTGACGTCATCAAGCCGTGCGAGGCGGGGCTGCGGACGGTGGGCGGGAGGCTGCCAACGGTTTTGAGCGCAGGGAGGGCGGTGAGGGTGGGTGTGGAGGCGTCCTTGGTCTCCCGGACCGGGGCTCAGGGGAGGGGGATAGCCCCTTGTCGACACCGTGGCAAACTGAGGGGGCTGAGGTCCGGCGGTGTGGCGAGGAGTCGCGAGGGGTGGTCGGGGTAGAGGATCGCAGGCTAGGCTTGAGGGCGGCGTACCTTTTAGAGACGTCTGAGGAGGTGACCGAGTGTTTACGAAGTTTCTCTCGGGAGagcgaggagggagggaggctagGGAAACTTACTATGGTTTTCTTGCCAGAAGGGGTCGGAGGGGATATACAAGAGGGTTGACCGTGGGTGGAACAGGTGCATGGCGGAGGGGTGTGAGCCGGTGGGGAACCTGAGGTTCCTGCCTCTCTGAGACCGGGACCAGGTGAGGGGCACATAAGGCGGCTGGAGGGAAGTTAGGCCCTTACTGGGTTTGCGCCCATTTCAGTTTGCACGTTGAGTTCAGTTGACCCGTGATGGCCGGTGCCAGAAGTTGATCTACAGCTTTCAGCCCTCCAGGGAACTGCAGGGGTGCTGTCGCTCCTCCGTCTTCTGTCCCCACCCACTCCTTGCTGCACCCTCCTTTTCCACCGTTCCCAGGAGCTGTGGAAGGAAATGCTTTTGCCCTCTCCCATGGCCTCTGAAACCGCCAGAAACCTTTCCTCTAACCAGAAAGCCTCCATACCGTTAGTCACCAAGGATCCTGGGCTTGGagccttcctcctttctcccaaaTCTTCTTCTTCCGTGTACTTCCCCCCCTGGCCTGTCCTACAGCAGGACCAGAAGTTCCCAGCTGTACTGTCTGCAGTTGTCTCTTCCTTGTACCCATGGCGACATCAGCTACGGTTCCCAGTTCACCCCTCCGGGCTGAGGATCTCCTGAGTGATTCATCAGAAGCCCCTGGGCTGAACCAAATGTCCTCTGAGGTGACCTCCCAGCTCTATGCTTCTTTGCACCTCAGTCGCCAGGCAGAGGCCACAGCCCGAGCCCAGCTGtatctgccctcctcctccccacctcctcatgAGATGTTAGATGGCTTGGCCCAAGAGCTGAGTCGCAGCTTGTCAGTTGGATTGGAGAACAACTTGAAGAAAAAGGTGAGAGAGGTGTGTCTTGGGGACCTCCAGGGTCTTGGAATTGgaggtggttaaaaaaaatggctttgctGAGATTTGAACCCCTCTTGTTGGATttcacattgctttttttttttttttcccaacgtttatttatttttttggggacagagagagacagagcatgaacgggggaggggcagagagagagggagacacagaatcggaaacaggctccaggctctgagccatcagcccagagcctgacgcggggctcgaactcacggaccgcgagatcgtgacctggctgaagtcggacgcttaaccgactgcgccacccaggcgcccctcacattgcTTTTAACTAGAGTCCTTTATGCTCGTTCCTGGGAGCAAATGTTTATGAGGCAGAGAGTGGCCCAGGGACACCATACTTGGGGAAATTATGAAACTTAACTAGTGTTTTTTGGTCAGAGACACCTGCACTGTGCTTTGATTGGCCCCCCGGGCACTAAGAGTGAGGATAAGGACAGCAAAACGTGCTAAGCTCCTCCCAGCTCAAAGCTATTTTGGTTGTATGGTGTAAAGTTTGGCATCTAAATCATTAAAACACAGCCTGATCAATCACACGTGCTACAGAAAGGATAGTTATGCGTGTTGGCTAGAAAAAGTGTCGTAAACAATTTGCAGACCAGTTGGGTCTCTCGCCACGGACTGTACGGTCTTCGGAGAAGAGGTTTGCTCTCTAGCTGACAAGCGTCCTCACCAGTCTTGTCTTAATGTGCCTAGTTAATTCATTCCCACTACCTGTCTGGCTTCTGCAGACATTTGAGTTGAGtcagttctgtttttcttagcTCTCCCAGGTGCCGGAGTAAAAATTCTTGggttggcggggcggggggtacCGGATGCCATCTGCCCTGGCGGTAGGTCGAACATAGGTTTTTCAGTGTGCATCTGATtttcatgttgctttttttttttttttccccctaggatGGTTCGAAGCATATCTTTGAGATGGAAAGTGTTCGGGGTCAACTTCAGAGCTTGCTCCAGACCTCCCGTGATACAGCCCATCGTGAGTAAACCCCTTGACCATGAAGAAGTGCACAGACGTAAGGGGCGGGAGAAGGTGGAGAAAGGAAGACTCAGGTTTCAGGAGAGGCTCCGGTTCTTTGGGAGAGGGGCCAGAGGAGTGGGTGCAGTAGAAAGGAAggccctctcctctcttctccttcaagTGGTCCCTGTTCCAAAGTCTTACCTGACCCTGGCTCTGGGGTCTCTCTGGCTGCCTGCAGGGGACCCCCTCACTCCAGGTGCTGGCTCAGAGAGACGAGAAGAGGACTCCTTTGACAGTGACAGCACAGCCACCTTGCTGAAGTGAGTCTCCCTTGGGTTCTGCTCACTTGCTTGCCTGGAAAGCCAAGTGTTCCGTTCCAtaattctctccttcctgcttctgAACCTCTTAAGGCCCTAAGATGCTTGTCCCTTACCTTTCagttttcatcctttctctcctGGCTTCTAACTCCTTTACTTCAGGAACGTGGGCATCTCCTGCCTGGTACCTGGCTTTCTCCCAGGTATCTTCTTCCCCCGGAAGAGTTGGCTTGTTTCTGCTAAGACTGTTACTGCGGGGAGCGTGGTGTGCAGGAAGGAGCGCTAGAGAGTGAATCACAGGACCTAAGTGCTGTTGAGGGCCCTGTCACTGTCTAGCTccgtgactttgggcaagtctctGGCCCTTTCTGAGTTCCAGTTTCCACGTTTGTAAAACGTCACAGTTGGACTAGGGGATCTCAGAAGCTTTCCCCACCCTGACATTCTCTACCTGGTTTGCTCAGCACCCGGCCCCTGCAAGACTTATCTCCGTCCAGCTCGGCCCAAGCCCTGGAGGAGCTGTTTCCGCGCTATGCCAGTCTTCGGCCAGGACCCCCGCTCGATCCCCCGGATTTCCAGGGCCTGAGGGATGCCCTGGATTCAGAGCATACCCGTCGCAAGGTGAGTTACCGAGGCTTCCTTTTGAAAGCAGCGACGATTAGAAATAGGCCGGGTGCTGAACAGGGCTGAGGGTTAAGGGCCTGCAAGCCGAGACTTTGCCTTCAGGGTGGTCGTCTTTGACCATCTGACCTAAAATGGCACATTCCTCCTCCCGGCGTTCAGTCGGGttgctctgttctttctttcatataGCTGCTTACCACAGCCCGGTACATCTCATTTCTCCCCTCTGAAATCTAAGCTCCACGAGGGCCATACCTTATCTCGTTCCGCCCTGTCTTCCTAAGGTCTAGAACATGCCTGACGCAAAGCAAAGCAATGTCCCATAAGCGCGTGGTGAATGAACAAGCCTCGCTAGCTTGTGCGAAGGCTTTGCAGTTGTCGGTGACCTAGCAAGCTTTATCTCCAGCCTCTctgaggtgggcagagagagggactaGGCAGAGGAAGCGTCAGAATCACTGGTTGTGTTGTCTCTTCCTTGATCTTAAGTCACTGGGCATGGATGAAAGGCTTTCTCCTGTCTTTGCCGTGTTTCATCACTGTGCCCGATGAACTTCTTGAGGCAGGAGTGACCTCCCACTCTTTGCCGTGTGGGCTGTCGCGCTGCTACCAGAGGGTTCATGGGAATTCTTCTCGGGAGAGCCAGGAAAAGGAAGAGCCCGGAAGCTAAGCCCCTGTCTCCTGAGATGGTAGGGGAAGGCGTTGGAGGCTTCAAGTTTCCTGCTCCAGAATTCCTGATTCTTCTTCTCCAAACCTCCTCTGTTCTGGGGACCCAAGCTCCCTGTGTCCAGCCCGTTTTCACCGAGAAAACCTGGGAAGTTTGATGCTTTGGTCAGCTTAGGGACGGTCACCCCCACTTGTCACCCTTCTTCCCAGCATTGCGAGCGCCATATTCAGAGCCTCCAGACCCGAGTGCTGGAGCTTCAGCAACAGTTAGCTGTGGCTGTGACTGCCGACCGCAAGAAAGATGTTATGATCGAGCAGTTGGACAAGGTGCCAGGGGGGCAGAATGCGGGCGGGGCTCTCCACGGGGGGAAGAGTAAACGGGGTGGCCGGCCGGCATTTCTGTGCTCACTCTGGGAGCTGGGGCCCGGTGTGGATTTCCCGATCCTGGGAGAAGGTGGCTGTTGACCCCGCTCCTGCGGGCAGAAAGAGGGCAAAACAATGATTTTGAAATGCCATCTGACTCTCCTCTCCTGAGACCCTGGCCCGCGTGGTGGAGGGCTGGAACCGGCACGAAGCCGAGCGGGCAGAGGTCCTTCGGGGGCTCCAGGAGGAACGCCAGGCAGCCGAACTCACCAGAAGCAAGCAGCAGGAGGTGGGCAACCTGGATCAGATGGCATTAGAACCGGGGTCACAGATTGGCAGGTGGAAGGGGGTTGAAGTAGCTCCGAAGCAGGGTTCCCGACCGATTGAGCCAGGGTTGCAGAAACCGACCTGCTCTCTTTTCACCATTTTTACTGTCAGAATTGCCTCATCTGTGTCTTCCCAGCTTTCCCCACACCCTGTGGTCTTCTCTTTGGCCCTCAAGTCATTTAGTtaggtcttctttttcttttttttattaaaaaaattttttttaatgtttattcattttttgagagagagagagagagagagagagagcgcatgcgcaagtggggggaggggcagagagagagagagagacacagaatctgaagcaggctccaggctctgagctgtcagcacagagcccgacacagggctcgaacccatgaaccgcgagatcgtgacccaagctgaagtcggatgcccaaccgaccgggccacccaggtgccccaggtcttaCTTTTAAAGTCTATCTCATTGACGCTTTTTGAACTATGAGTTCGTCAGTTCCCCTGTCTTGTGTCCCCCTGTCCCTGAAAGACAGTAACCCACCTGGAGCAAAGCCTTTCTGAGGCCATGGAGGCCCTGAGTCGTGAGCAGGAAGGCGCCAGACTGCAGCAACGGGAAAGAGAGACGCTGGTGAGAACGCTGGACTGGGTTGATTCCGGTGGAAGCCGCTAATTACTTCTGGAGGGGTGCTTGCCGTTGGCGGGTTGTGGGAGCTGCACTGGGGGAGTGTTTCCCAAAGACTGATCTTAGAACACTTGTTCTGCAAACAGGGCTCTGCCACCAAGTTAGCTTAAGAGACTCGGCAAGTTATTTCCTCGTTAGAATTACCTGGGGGAttactttaaaatgtagatttcGGGGACCCACTGCCAGGGGTTGTGATTCAGTAGGCATATGGTGGGGCTGGGAGCCTAAATGTTTTCAGCAGTTTCCTAGCTGATTTTGCTCAGCCAGGCTTGGGAACTGTGGTGTAGGGCATGGCGAAGCCGGGTGTGGGACAAGACTCCGTCAGGTTTCTTCCTGCTGAAGTGACAAGAGGATTACCCACGTGAACGAGCAGCCAGGTTTGGAAGTCACCGTGTGCATGACATGTGCCTGCTACGTGCAGGCTGGTACTTGtcatcttttagtttttttattactttttttaatgttttatttgtgagagagacagagagaaacatgagtgggggagggacagagagagaaggagacaaagaatccaaaacaggctccaggctctgagctcccagctgtcagcccagagcccgacacgggctcgaactcttggaccgcgagatcatgacctgagccgaagtcggccgcttaaccgaccgagccacccaggcgcccttggtaCTTCTCATCTTAACAGGCTTTGTCCAACAGTATGGGTGACGGGTGCTGGTTGGCTAGGACATGACTTTGCGGGCTGGATTTTCTGGTCTCCGTGGAACTTCTCttgatgatgatagtgatggcTGTTGTGTACGGAGCGCTCACCGTGTGCCGGGCCCCCGTGCTAATTACTTCCTGTGCGCTTTGCACCGTAATCCTCACGAGGTAGACCCTGGCATGATGCCGTTTTGCAGATTGAGACGCGTGCCTCAGAACGCATAGGAAGGgacagatttgaacccagatgtAGCTAATTCCGGAACAGAAGCTCTTATTTACTATATCCTAATCCCGTGGGCTGGCCAACTGCTGTGTTTCTCGTGGACGTAATTCTCAGGGCGCTGGTCCTCTGTGTGGGGCGAGGGGACAGATTGCTGGCGTTGGACGGGCTCGTAAGGAGCTTGGTTTCCCCTGGGGCCataggaggaggagaggcaggctCTGACCCTGAGCTTGGAGCTGGAACAGCAGCGGTGCCGGGCTCTGCAGGAAGAGCGGGACGAGGCCCGGGCGGGGCAGCTCAGTGAGCACCGGCAGCTGGAGACACTGAAGGTGGCCCTGGAAGGGGAACGGCAGGCGTGGGCCGAGCAGGAGCGCCAGCTGGAGGAGCGCCACCGGGCGCTGCGGGACGACGTGCAGGCCCAGCTGGAGCAGGAGACGGTAAGAGTGGCAGGCGGGGAAGAGGGAGCAGGTGCGGGGCAAGATAGCGGAATGAGACGCGATGTCGGAACGTGGCGTGTAGGGCACTGGCACGGAGAGCGCAGGGCTGTCGCCGCGGGACGAGGCTGAGGGTGTTAGGCCGGCGCGAAGGGCTGGGGGGCGGCCACCACGCGGAAGGCAGAAGGGTGAGCTGGAACAGATGAGGAAGTAGTCACGTgtgaaagggagagaagcagCTTGGGTTTCAGCGTGGGGGAGGCTGACGCGGGGCCAGGGGTAACGGGGCGCGGGGACACGCGGCGCGTCCTTAGGTTTGATGTCCTCCCGCAGGGGAACACACAGAGGGAGGCGCAGGCAGCGCGGGAGGCCCAGCAGCAGCTGGCGCTGGCGCAGTCCGAGGTGCGGCGCTTGGAGGGCGAGCTGGACACGGCCCGGAGGGAGAGGGACGCGCTGCAGCTGGAGATGAGCCTGGTACAGGTCAGGGGGCGGGGCGTCTGGGGCGGGTTTCCTGCTTAGGGGAGGAGGGTCTGAGGCACAGGGACTCACGACTCCCAAGAGGAGCCCTGGCGAACGCTCCTCCCGGTTTTAACCAGAATTTTGACCTGAGCTTCTGCTTTTACagcagctccccccacccccaatcacaGGATGCAGTGCCTGGTACCCCAGGTGGTACTAAAGCCCGTGTGTGCCCCGGGTTTCTTGCCCACACGCACCTGCCACGGGGGTTCCTTTACAGAGCAGTCACAGTAAGAGACGAGCAACAGTAACTCATTATAAAGTTGAACGctcatggggcgcccgggtggctcggtcgggtgagcgtctgactctcgattttggctcaggtcaggatctcggggttcggggagttcgagcctcgactcgggctctggctgacagtatggagcctgcttgggattctctctctctgcccctccaaaataaaaaaaatttttttttaaattgaacacTTCTAAGTACGTACTGTAATAAAGTCATGTGAATgttgtctctcactttctcaaagtATCTTAATGTCCTGCACTcacccttctccttttttttttttttttttttaattttttaaaaaagtttacttttgagagagcataagcaggggaggggcagagagagagggagacacagaatccaaaacaggctccaggctctgagctgtcagcacagagcccgacgtggggctcgaacccatgaactgcgagatcgtgacctgagccaaagttggcgcttacccagctgagccacccaggcgcccctcacccttCTGGTGAGGATGGGGGAATGACAAAATGCCCCGGGATGGGGTGAAGGAGGTGGATGGCACAGGCGTTGTGACACAGTGTGAGGCCTCTGTTGACCTGACGATACTGTCCGAAGGGGGATCACCTGCTTCCCGACCGCGGGTGACTGAAACCGCCGAAAGGGAAACCATGGATGAGAGGGGACCACTGTGTGTGTAAAATGTGTGTTAGGGGAAGATTAATGAGGATCTGAGACCAGGTCAGTCTGCGAGGTTTTCCTTATTAACGGTTGACCTAAGGGGATACACCCAGTTTCTCCGTCAGCCAGACCTGTGTTTGGAAAAACAAACTCCTTTCACTTTGCACCAGCCGCTTGAGTTGGTGGACTGACCGCATGGAAACCAATGTCATGAACGACCAAGGGTGTTAGTTCCGTTCTGTAGCTGTTTGTAAGCTGCTGTCACCTTCTGACCTGGCGGGTGTGTGTTCACTGAGCCTGCCGAACGGCCCCTGCACAAGCTCcgtgctgggagctgggagcagTCCGGGCCCACAGGAGCTCGCCAGCTAGAGCGGGAGTCTGTCTGGCACACAATTCTCGAAGTAGCATGCTAAGTGATAGTTGAGGGACAGGAGAACTACTCTTCACTCGGATGTCGTCTCGTTAGTGAGGTCTTCCCCAACCACGCTGAGTGAAACGTGCAACCTCTCACCGTCctgttccccttccct
The sequence above is drawn from the Lynx canadensis isolate LIC74 chromosome E1, mLynCan4.pri.v2, whole genome shotgun sequence genome and encodes:
- the CNTROB gene encoding centrobin isoform X3, with amino-acid sequence MATSATVPSSPLRAEDLLSDSSEAPGLNQMSSEVTSQLYASLHLSRQAEATARAQLYLPSSSPPPHEMLDGLAQELSRSLSVGLENNLKKKVREDGSKHIFEMESVRGQLQSLLQTSRDTAHRDPLTPGAGSERREEDSFDSDSTATLLNTRPLQDLSPSSSAQALEELFPRYASLRPGPPLDPPDFQGLRDALDSEHTRRKHCERHIQSLQTRVLELQQQLAVAVTADRKKDVMIEQLDKTLARVVEGWNRHEAERAEVLRGLQEERQAAELTRSKQQETVTHLEQSLSEAMEALSREQEGARLQQRERETLEEERQALTLSLELEQQRCRALQEERDEARAGQLSEHRQLETLKVALEGERQAWAEQERQLEERHRALRDDVQAQLEQETGNTQREAQAAREAQQQLALAQSEVRRLEGELDTARRERDALQLEMSLVQARYESQRVQLESDLAVRLEQRVTERLAQAQESSLRQVASLREHHRKQLQDLSGQHQQELSAQLAQFKVEMAEREERQQRVAQDYELRLAREQARVRELQSGQRRLEEQRAELVERLQAMLQAHWAEASQLLGATTLPPDLPVPATSPSSPGPQEPEKGERRLWTRPPVAVALKPALQQSREAGAEQPPRVLRSPSPDLSPLLGPPFQSQHSFQPLEPKPGLTSSVTSAGAFSTAGAFHPDHRPERPFPEEDPGSDGDGFLKPGLQPPSQLDGLKHFLHQLLEIVPQSSEAPSVELLPPKSGPLTVPSWEEAPQVPHLPPPVHKTKVPLAMASSLFRAHELPSSHSQSSGLRAGSPERDERPGGGDGLAPARQLMDVSQLLRLYQARGWGALPAEDLLLYLKRQEHGRTDSRGDNVPRRNTDSRLDPLPGSPSPPGCCSP